A part of Vigna radiata var. radiata cultivar VC1973A chromosome 11, Vradiata_ver6, whole genome shotgun sequence genomic DNA contains:
- the LOC106776831 gene encoding GDSL esterase/lipase At2g30310 — translation MAYYASYPIILVHLCTSFVVASFGNDLIKPKFSSILVFGDSTVDTGNNNYIRTLAKGNHFPYGKDFPCHVPTGRFSNGKLVPDFIASVLNLKHTVPPFLQPNLSDEDLLTGVSFASGGSGFDDLTTALTGAIPVSQQIEYFKLYVGRLKAIAGEHEAKQILRDSLVIISAGTNDFLLNFYDISTRKLEFNIDEYQDYVQNRIQRFIKELYDIGCRNFAVSGLPCIGCIPIQITKSGRIKDRKCVDDENSDAKLYNRKLTRLLLKIQAMLPGSKVVYTDIYHTLINLINQPQKYGFKETNKGCCGSGLFEVATLCNEFTSTCDDPSKYVFWDSVHPTQLVYQYIAKYIQREVLPMFQFHRDMIEK, via the exons ATGGCTTATTATGCATCCTACCCTATCATTTTGGTACACCTTTGCACCAGTTTTGTTGTTGCAAGCTTTGGCAATGACTTGATAAAACCCAAGTTCTCATCCATTCTAGTGTTTGGGGATTCAACTGTAGACACAGGCAACAACAATTACATCAGAACTTTGGCCAAGGgaaatcattttccttatgGTAAGGATTTCCCTTGTCATGTGCCTACTGGTAGGTTTTCCAATGGAAAATTGGTTCCTGACTTCATTGCCTCAGTGTTGAACCTCAAACACACTGTTCCTCCTTTCCTTCAACCTAACCTATCAGATGAAGATCTTCTAACAGGTGTTAGCTTTGCATCTGGGGGATCAGGTTTTGATGATTTAACCACTGCTTTAACAGGTGCAATACCAGTGTCACAACAAATTGAATACTTCAAACTTTACGTAGGAAGACTCAAGGCCATTGCAGGAGAACATGAAGCTAAACAGATACTTAGAGATTCTCTTGTTATTATCAGTGCAGGAACTAATGACTTTCTCCTCAACTTTTATGACATTTCCACTAGAAAATTGGAGTTCAACATTGATGAATACCAAGATTACGTGCAGAATAGGATTCAGAGATTCATTAAG gaaTTGTATGATATTGGATGCAGAAATTTTGCTGTATCTGGGCTTCCTTGTATTGGGTGCATACCTATTCAAATAACAAAGTCAGGAAGAATAAAAGATAGGAAATGTGTAGATGATGAGAATTCAGATGCAAAGCTCTACAATCGAAAATTGACAAGGCTATTGCTTAAAATACAAGCAATGCTTCCAGGAAGCAAAGTTGTTTATACAGATATATATCACACATTGATCAACCTTATCAATCAGCCACAAAAATATG GTTTTAAAGAGACTAATAAAGGGTGTTGTGGAAGTGGGTTGTTTGAAGTAGCTACATTGTGCAATGAATTCACTTCAACATGTGATGATCCTTCAAAGTATGTATTTTGGGACAGTGTTCATCCAACACAACTTGTCTACCAATATATTGCCAAATACATACAAAGGGAAGTTCTCCCTATGTTCCAATTTCATAGGGATATgatagagaaataa